A segment of the Odoribacter splanchnicus DSM 20712 genome:
ATAGCACAGGCCGAGCGAAAAGTGATGTATTGAAACACCCCGGCTCCCGGAAAATCAAAACTCTCTAAATATTGAAATAAATGATACAACATTACGTTTAAAAGTTAGGAATTAGCGATTAGAGAGATCAAAAATCTCCCGGATAACTTCCTTATCGTCGAAGTGGTGTTTTACTCCTTTCACTTCCTGATAATTTTCATGTCCTTTACCGGCAACCAATATGATGTCTCCTTTTGAAGCCATACCAATCGCTTTCCGGATAGCCTCTTTCCGGTCGGTAATGGCTTCTACCCGGTACTGAAATCCTTCTTTCACTCCGGTCAGCATATCACGGATGATCTGTTCGGGATCTTCACTCCGCGGATTATCGGAAGTGAGGATGACATGATCACTATAACGGCAAGCTGCATCAGCCATCTCCGGACGTTTGGTCTTATCGCGGTCGCCTCCGGCTCCCACAACGGTAATCACCTGATTATCTCTGCCCTTCAATCCGCAAATCGTCGACAATACATTCTCTACAGCATCCGGAGTATGGGCATAATCGACCACCGCCATCACTCCTTCGGTCGAAATCAAAGTTTCGAAACGTCCGGACACCGGCACCAGCAAACTCACATATTCCAACACGTTCTCTTTCGGGAACCCCAACAAACGGGCTGCAGCATATACTGCTAACAGATTGTAAGCGTTGAAATCACCGGTAAACTTGGTCCATACCTCCTCTCCGTCGAGCCGGAGCAAGGTTCCGTCCAAATGTTTCTCGATCGCTTTAGCTGTAAAATCAGCCATCGTCCGGCAAGAATAGGTATATCGGTGTGCCCTGGTATTCTGCAACATCACCAGGCCATTTTTATCATCTGCATTAGTCAAAGCAAAAGCATGGGCCGGTAAACGGTCGAAAAAAGCTTTCTTCGCTTCGATATAAGCCTTGAATGTTTTATGATAATCCAGATGATCGTGCGTAATATTGGAAAAAATAGCCCCGTCGAAATCCAGACCGGCAATCCTTTTCTGATGGATCGCATGCGAACTGGCTTCCATAAAACAATACCGGCATCCGGCATCTACCATCCGCCGTAATAATTCCTGGATAGACAGCGCATCCGGAGTTGTATGTGTCGCCGGAATCTTTTCCTCCCCGATATAGTTACATACCGTCGACAACAGTCCGGCCTTTTCTCCGGCCAATCGAACCAGTTCGTACAACAAGGTTGCCGTCGTCGTCTTTCCGTTTGTCCCCGTCACCCCGACCAGTTTCAGTTCCCGGGAAGGATTATCCCAGTAATTCCCGGCCATTACTCCC
Coding sequences within it:
- a CDS encoding UDP-N-acetylmuramoyl-L-alanyl-D-glutamate--2,6-diaminopimelate ligase, whose translation is MKKLKELLNGVNVGKVYGDTDREIGHIHFDSRKIEPGDVFIAQRGVNADGHAFIDKALTRGAVAVVCEQLPENRPEEVTYIWTADTSEALGVMAGNYWDNPSRELKLVGVTGTNGKTTTATLLYELVRLAGEKAGLLSTVCNYIGEEKIPATHTTPDALSIQELLRRMVDAGCRYCFMEASSHAIHQKRIAGLDFDGAIFSNITHDHLDYHKTFKAYIEAKKAFFDRLPAHAFALTNADDKNGLVMLQNTRAHRYTYSCRTMADFTAKAIEKHLDGTLLRLDGEEVWTKFTGDFNAYNLLAVYAAARLLGFPKENVLEYVSLLVPVSGRFETLISTEGVMAVVDYAHTPDAVENVLSTICGLKGRDNQVITVVGAGGDRDKTKRPEMADAACRYSDHVILTSDNPRSEDPEQIIRDMLTGVKEGFQYRVEAITDRKEAIRKAIGMASKGDIILVAGKGHENYQEVKGVKHHFDDKEVIREIFDLSNR